Proteins found in one Bacillus subtilis subsp. subtilis str. 168 genomic segment:
- the ycdB gene encoding hypothetical protein (Evidence 4: Unknown function but conserved in other organisms) has protein sequence MKGAAFVKKEGLKQKALEIGRVPTHLKLEIEDYGGDDKRAHFCWADPQDENTGIIVELGPDGELESLSRDIEPESGERLSEEKLEDIMRQFVETHHPGALSAFVREENDRAYGDKVRFSYVQMEAGLPLPMSGFMADVSLSGEIVYFRYYGEAGSIIKPKRVADVEEALAFIKKDVEFDLLFEVLHRSVYKNGDDQPHLVYEPEGRAITVPADLVQEEQAVDDDDDYREPESFPLPLFEGIREKADPDSMIGIENGFVKEREADLGDGRIGIVWRNPDDPVYQPADKSMDSWFKGRTHQVLKTIYNKETGKLEGVMSFMEKKGPLTVTLAECEKIALRFLFALFPNADQYFRIRYDEKDEEENAVAGFTFEAHCHGVPLRFGQIRICVSRQTGYITVYMGPDIDPNKLATIDPVPAISVEQAKSIFWQHFKVELGWEREYGDDEEHSYRLVYKPVYPHFIDAHTGEPVFSIW, from the coding sequence ATGAAAGGGGCCGCCTTTGTGAAGAAAGAGGGACTGAAACAAAAAGCACTGGAAATCGGCCGGGTGCCGACACACTTAAAACTGGAAATTGAAGATTATGGCGGTGATGATAAAAGAGCTCATTTTTGTTGGGCAGATCCTCAGGATGAGAATACCGGCATTATCGTGGAGCTTGGACCGGACGGAGAGCTGGAATCCCTTTCCCGTGATATTGAGCCTGAAAGCGGAGAAAGGCTGTCTGAGGAGAAACTAGAGGATATCATGCGCCAATTTGTCGAGACTCATCATCCGGGGGCACTCTCTGCCTTTGTTCGTGAAGAAAATGACCGTGCATACGGCGATAAAGTGAGATTTTCATATGTTCAAATGGAGGCTGGGCTTCCTCTCCCCATGAGCGGATTTATGGCTGATGTTTCCTTATCAGGTGAGATTGTTTACTTCCGTTATTACGGCGAAGCGGGCAGCATCATCAAGCCAAAGCGGGTCGCGGATGTTGAAGAGGCACTTGCCTTTATCAAGAAGGACGTGGAGTTCGACCTTTTGTTTGAGGTTCTCCATCGTTCTGTTTACAAAAACGGAGATGATCAGCCGCATTTGGTGTACGAGCCTGAAGGTAGGGCGATTACCGTACCTGCGGATTTGGTTCAAGAAGAACAAGCAGTTGATGATGACGATGATTACAGGGAGCCGGAGAGCTTTCCTCTCCCTTTATTCGAGGGCATCCGCGAAAAGGCCGATCCTGACAGCATGATTGGTATTGAAAATGGGTTTGTCAAAGAGCGGGAAGCGGATTTGGGAGATGGGAGAATTGGAATCGTTTGGCGGAATCCGGATGACCCTGTGTATCAGCCGGCGGATAAAAGCATGGACAGCTGGTTTAAGGGACGGACTCATCAAGTGCTGAAAACCATCTATAACAAAGAAACCGGAAAACTCGAAGGCGTCATGTCATTTATGGAGAAAAAAGGGCCGCTGACAGTAACCTTGGCAGAGTGTGAAAAAATCGCGCTTCGCTTTCTATTTGCTTTATTTCCGAATGCCGATCAATATTTTAGGATCAGATACGACGAAAAAGATGAAGAAGAAAACGCAGTCGCTGGTTTTACGTTTGAAGCGCATTGTCACGGAGTTCCGCTCCGATTTGGGCAGATCAGAATTTGTGTCAGCCGCCAGACAGGGTATATCACCGTTTATATGGGACCGGATATTGACCCAAATAAGCTGGCAACCATTGATCCTGTGCCGGCTATTTCAGTTGAACAAGCCAAGTCTATCTTTTGGCAGCATTTTAAAGTTGAGCTTGGCTGGGAAAGAGAGTACGGGGATGATGAAGAACACAGCTACCGGCTCGTCTATAAGCCGGTGTATCCGCATTTTATCGATGCACATACAGGGGAGCCTGTCTTCAGCATATGGTGA
- the cwlK gene encoding murein L,D:-endopeptidase (Evidence 1a: Function from experimental evidences in the studied strain; PubMedId: 17588176; Product type e: enzyme), protein MNLPAKTFVILCILFLLDLCFSYIRHEWHSQNALQDMPVPSDLHPIVKQNADALKAAAANKGIDVVITEGFRSFKEQDELYKQGRTKKGNIVTYARGGESYHNYGLAIDFALQKKDGSIIWDMEYDGNQNGKSDWLEVVEIAKTLGFEWGGDWKRFKDYPHLEMIPN, encoded by the coding sequence ATGAACTTACCCGCAAAAACATTTGTTATCTTATGTATTCTATTTCTTCTAGATCTTTGTTTTAGTTATATTCGGCATGAATGGCATTCTCAAAACGCCTTGCAGGACATGCCTGTCCCCTCGGATCTTCATCCGATTGTGAAGCAGAATGCCGATGCACTCAAAGCCGCTGCAGCGAATAAAGGCATTGACGTCGTCATTACTGAAGGATTCAGGTCCTTTAAGGAACAAGATGAATTATATAAACAGGGACGTACAAAAAAAGGGAATATTGTCACCTATGCAAGAGGAGGGGAATCGTATCATAACTATGGTTTAGCGATTGATTTCGCCCTTCAAAAAAAGGATGGCAGCATCATATGGGATATGGAATATGACGGCAATCAAAACGGAAAATCAGATTGGCTGGAGGTTGTCGAGATCGCTAAGACACTCGGTTTCGAATGGGGCGGGGATTGGAAACGATTCAAGGACTACCCCCACTTGGAGATGATTCCTAACTAG
- the yccK gene encoding putative ion channel associated aldo-keto reductase (Evidence 3: Putative function from multiple computational evidences; PubMedId: 17322186, 24330391; Product type e: enzyme), producing MDQTRTLGKTKLKVKRIGFGANAVGGHNLFPNLNDETGKDLVRTALDGGVNFIDTAFIYGLGRSEELIGEVVQERGVRNELIIATKGAHKEVDGSIELDNSREFLRSEVEKSLKRLKTDYIDLYYVHFPDGKTPLAEVAGTLKELKDEGKIKAIGASNLDYQQLQDFNADGYLEVFQAEYSLIQRDAEKELLPYCEKQGISFIPYFPLASGLLTGKFTQDTVFDDFRKDKPQFQGETFIHNLKKVDKLKAVAEEKQADTAHVALAWLLTRPAIDAIIPGAKRPEQLQDNLKTLNIELTEDEVNFISDIFK from the coding sequence ATGGATCAAACACGTACACTCGGCAAAACGAAGCTGAAGGTGAAGCGGATCGGATTCGGCGCGAATGCGGTCGGCGGGCATAATCTATTTCCAAATCTAAATGATGAAACAGGGAAGGATTTAGTGCGCACGGCATTGGATGGCGGCGTCAATTTTATCGATACCGCCTTTATATATGGATTGGGGCGATCTGAAGAATTAATCGGCGAAGTCGTACAGGAACGCGGCGTGCGGAATGAGCTCATCATCGCCACCAAAGGAGCTCATAAAGAAGTGGACGGCAGCATTGAATTAGACAATAGCCGGGAGTTTCTTCGCAGCGAGGTGGAGAAGAGCCTGAAGCGGCTGAAAACAGATTACATTGATTTGTATTATGTTCACTTTCCGGATGGAAAAACACCTCTCGCTGAAGTGGCGGGCACTTTGAAAGAGCTGAAGGATGAGGGGAAAATCAAAGCGATCGGCGCTTCGAACCTCGATTATCAGCAATTGCAGGATTTTAATGCTGACGGCTATTTGGAGGTCTTCCAGGCCGAATATTCTCTCATACAGCGTGATGCCGAGAAAGAGCTTCTTCCATACTGTGAAAAACAAGGCATCTCCTTTATTCCTTACTTTCCGCTTGCGTCCGGACTGCTGACAGGAAAATTCACGCAAGACACAGTCTTTGATGATTTCAGAAAGGATAAACCTCAATTTCAGGGTGAAACGTTTATCCACAATCTCAAAAAAGTAGATAAGCTGAAAGCAGTAGCGGAGGAAAAACAAGCGGATACGGCACATGTCGCCTTGGCGTGGCTGTTAACGAGACCGGCGATTGATGCCATTATTCCAGGAGCTAAACGACCGGAGCAATTACAGGATAACCTGAAAACCTTGAACATTGAACTGACCGAAGATGAAGTGAATTTCATCAGCGACATTTTCAAATAA
- the ycdF gene encoding putative oxidoreductase (Evidence 3: Putative function from multiple computational evidences; PubMedId: 10220166, 11948145, 15805528; Product type e: enzyme): MYKDLTGKTAIVTGSSKGIGKAIAERFGKEKMNVVVNYHSDPSGADETLEIIKQNGGKAVSVEADVSKEEGIQALLDTALEHFGTLDVMVNNSGFNGVEAMPHEMSLEDWQRVIDVNVTGTFLGAKAALNHMMKNNIKGNVLNISSVHQQIPRPVNVQYSTSKGGIKMMTETLALNYADKGIRVNAIAPGTIATESNVDTKKEESRQKQLKKIPMKAFGKPEEVAAAAAWLVSEEASYVTGATLFVDGGMTLYPSQLE; encoded by the coding sequence ATGTACAAAGATTTAACCGGAAAAACAGCGATTGTGACAGGGTCTTCAAAAGGAATCGGGAAAGCCATTGCGGAACGGTTCGGAAAGGAGAAAATGAATGTTGTTGTAAATTACCACAGCGACCCGTCTGGAGCAGATGAAACTCTGGAAATCATTAAGCAGAACGGAGGGAAAGCCGTCTCAGTTGAGGCGGACGTGTCAAAAGAAGAGGGGATTCAGGCGCTCTTGGACACAGCTTTAGAGCATTTCGGCACGCTCGATGTGATGGTAAACAACTCCGGTTTTAACGGCGTTGAGGCGATGCCGCATGAGATGAGTCTTGAAGATTGGCAGAGAGTGATTGATGTCAATGTTACCGGAACCTTTCTGGGAGCGAAAGCAGCACTTAACCACATGATGAAAAACAATATCAAGGGCAATGTGCTGAATATCTCAAGTGTTCATCAGCAGATTCCGCGCCCTGTAAACGTTCAGTATTCCACATCCAAAGGCGGCATCAAGATGATGACGGAAACGCTGGCGCTCAATTATGCGGATAAGGGAATCCGCGTCAATGCGATAGCGCCCGGCACCATTGCCACAGAATCAAATGTTGATACGAAAAAGGAAGAGAGCAGGCAAAAACAATTGAAAAAAATCCCGATGAAAGCCTTCGGAAAGCCTGAAGAAGTGGCGGCAGCAGCAGCTTGGCTCGTATCTGAGGAAGCAAGCTATGTGACCGGCGCAACACTTTTCGTCGACGGCGGAATGACACTTTATCCATCTCAGCTTGAATAG
- the ycdA gene encoding lipoprotein involved in swarming behaviour (Evidence 1b: Function from experimental evidences in the studied species; PubMedId: 22496484; Product type lp: lipoprotein) has protein sequence MFQKKTYAVFLILLLMMFTAACSGSKTSAEKKESETEKSSDIAQVKIKDVSYTLPSKYDKSTSDDQLVLKVNVAVKNTGKDPLNVDSMDFTLYQGDTKMSDTDPEDYSEKLQGSTINADKSVEGNLFFVVDKGKQYELNYTPESYGDKKPKSVTFKIDGKDKKILATADKLQDSAKALSAYVDVLLFGKDNADFEKITGANKNEIVNDFNESAKDGYLSASGLSSTYADSKALDNIVNGIKEGLSKNSSIQAKTTSISKDEAIVEATVKPVDASSLSDRIEDKVKDYYSKNSSASYEEAVKYALQVYPEEFKKLGPASSEKTVEVKMKKNDIDQWQLDMDDYRAAELVEAFIKE, from the coding sequence ATGTTTCAGAAAAAAACGTACGCTGTTTTCCTAATTCTTCTGCTGATGATGTTTACAGCTGCTTGTTCCGGCAGCAAAACAAGCGCGGAGAAGAAAGAATCAGAAACAGAAAAAAGCTCAGATATAGCTCAAGTCAAAATCAAGGATGTCTCTTACACACTTCCGTCTAAATATGATAAGTCCACTTCAGATGACCAGCTTGTGTTAAAAGTCAATGTCGCGGTGAAAAACACAGGAAAAGACCCGCTGAATGTAGACAGTATGGATTTCACATTGTATCAAGGTGATACCAAAATGTCTGACACAGACCCTGAAGACTATAGCGAAAAGCTTCAGGGCAGCACGATTAACGCTGACAAATCCGTTGAAGGAAATCTTTTCTTCGTTGTAGATAAAGGCAAGCAATACGAGCTTAACTATACGCCGGAATCTTACGGTGATAAAAAGCCAAAATCAGTTACTTTTAAAATTGACGGAAAAGACAAAAAAATCCTGGCGACGGCAGATAAGCTCCAAGATTCTGCAAAAGCGTTATCAGCTTATGTTGATGTCCTTCTTTTCGGCAAAGATAACGCCGATTTCGAAAAAATCACCGGCGCTAACAAAAATGAAATTGTAAATGATTTTAATGAATCAGCCAAAGACGGTTATCTCTCAGCTTCCGGCCTTTCCAGCACATATGCGGACAGCAAAGCGCTTGATAATATCGTGAACGGCATTAAAGAGGGATTAAGCAAAAACTCTTCCATTCAAGCAAAAACGACTTCAATCTCTAAAGACGAAGCAATTGTTGAAGCCACAGTTAAACCTGTAGATGCATCTTCTCTTTCAGACCGCATCGAAGACAAAGTGAAAGACTACTACAGTAAAAACTCTAGTGCCAGCTATGAAGAGGCAGTGAAATACGCGCTTCAAGTCTATCCTGAGGAATTCAAAAAGCTTGGACCTGCTTCATCTGAAAAAACAGTTGAAGTGAAAATGAAGAAAAATGACATCGACCAATGGCAGCTTGATATGGATGATTACAGAGCAGCAGAATTAGTCGAAGCATTCATCAAAGAATAA
- the ycdC gene encoding hypothetical protein (Evidence 4: Unknown function but conserved in other organisms), with protein sequence MVNKQLKKKAQEIGNVPTHYELEIEDYDQKQKKYGQAYFIWKDPKDPEKHITVELRNDGALLTFSTTVHSETDKKLPDAELKLTALQFAAANHPGTFMNFHFQGKEERGQHIRFVYTKMELGLPIPNSGFLIDMTRSGQIVHFLYYGEGHKAEVPTEFVAKEKVVSHYLNTMSFELMYDVIDGEQEPRLVYEPILPGYSYPADVDEIVPDQHIADERIENTAPLPPLQNKEEVDIFALLGFTSDMQKVSERDFGEQIGSTWRRGAAPERKDLSIGSYFETRNKNTIKMKTDKRTGKLKAALSFMDWRNNLQCSTEECQEIALQFLYALYPRAAEFFRVNPVRIDERGRVRNHFSVWYKGVPLRFGAARIIVNPETGLIDAFMAPDIEPEQLEAINHRPDVSAEEAKEAFLAAFDVKLEWQPDFTAGSDQHCKLVYKPVYPSYIDAHIRKKKRL encoded by the coding sequence TTGGTTAATAAACAGCTGAAAAAGAAGGCGCAGGAGATCGGAAATGTACCGACGCATTATGAGCTTGAGATAGAAGATTACGACCAAAAGCAAAAGAAGTACGGGCAGGCATATTTTATCTGGAAGGACCCTAAAGATCCGGAAAAGCACATTACAGTTGAACTTAGAAATGACGGCGCCTTGCTCACCTTTTCAACAACTGTCCACTCCGAGACAGACAAAAAACTTCCAGATGCCGAGCTGAAGCTGACGGCTCTTCAGTTTGCCGCTGCCAATCATCCCGGCACATTTATGAATTTTCATTTTCAAGGCAAGGAAGAAAGGGGGCAGCACATCCGGTTTGTCTATACCAAAATGGAGCTGGGGCTTCCGATTCCCAATTCAGGCTTTTTAATTGATATGACACGAAGCGGTCAGATTGTCCACTTTCTATATTACGGGGAAGGGCATAAAGCCGAAGTTCCGACGGAATTTGTAGCAAAAGAGAAGGTTGTATCCCATTACTTAAACACAATGTCTTTTGAGCTGATGTACGATGTCATTGATGGCGAACAGGAACCAAGGCTTGTATATGAACCGATTCTACCGGGATACAGCTATCCCGCAGATGTAGACGAAATTGTGCCCGACCAGCATATCGCAGATGAAAGAATAGAAAACACGGCGCCACTGCCGCCGCTTCAGAACAAGGAAGAAGTTGATATATTTGCCTTGCTGGGTTTTACCTCTGATATGCAGAAAGTCAGTGAAAGAGACTTTGGAGAACAAATTGGAAGCACGTGGCGCAGGGGCGCTGCGCCGGAGCGTAAGGATTTAAGCATAGGAAGCTATTTTGAAACGAGAAATAAAAATACAATCAAAATGAAGACGGATAAAAGAACCGGAAAATTAAAAGCAGCGCTTTCTTTTATGGACTGGCGGAACAACCTCCAATGCTCCACGGAAGAATGCCAAGAGATAGCGCTTCAATTTTTGTATGCCCTCTATCCGAGAGCGGCTGAGTTTTTCAGGGTGAATCCCGTCCGAATTGATGAAAGAGGGAGAGTCCGCAACCATTTTTCTGTCTGGTATAAAGGAGTGCCGCTGCGGTTCGGCGCTGCCCGCATCATTGTCAATCCGGAAACTGGGTTGATTGACGCTTTTATGGCGCCTGATATTGAACCTGAACAATTGGAAGCGATAAATCACAGGCCGGATGTTTCCGCTGAAGAAGCGAAAGAAGCATTTTTAGCCGCTTTTGATGTGAAACTGGAATGGCAGCCTGATTTTACAGCAGGCAGTGACCAGCACTGCAAACTTGTCTATAAGCCGGTTTACCCTTCCTATATTGATGCGCACATAAGGAAAAAGAAAAGGCTGTGA
- a CDS encoding hypothetical protein (Evidence 5: Unknown function), translating to MTKEGGVSRKSGENREKRTDFFGYMMLIHSKRSISQRQKTPLS from the coding sequence ATGACAAAGGAGGGCGGAGTTTCCAGAAAATCCGGTGAAAACCGTGAGAAAAGAACTGATTTTTTTGGTTATATGATGCTAATCCATTCAAAAAGATCCATTTCTCAAAGACAAAAGACTCCCCTTTCCTAA
- the natB gene encoding Na+ ABC efflux transporter (permease) (Evidence 1a: Function from experimental evidences in the studied strain; PubMedId: 10356997, 15849754, 16850406, 17322186; Product type t: transporter): MLSHIYKKEMIDALRDRKTILLTILVPMIMMLGLVFFYESMLSDKGEQYTLAVGHSLPPALESKLNEIDEISVKTFAKPEEAVDEGKADAYLNVPKEFDSYVNSMTPFKVDVYGNSIDQGSSNAMQLVQSALDQYKNEIVQQRLTNKHIDQSVIQPFTIQQKEADEEKGTSAIMLSAILPMLILTSIVSGAMPIALDIMAGEKDRKSIEALLLTPVSRNKVLVGKWLAVSTFGVASGVFALVFLILSTVLFTENLKTAFQLGDHMWSVIGASALIIVLSALLISAMELFISIMSSSVKEAQSYMSLVVFLPVFPMFFIFSKAPNQFDLSYFLIPFLNLHALFKQLLFGMVDPATILSTSGTIAVLIAIFFLLARACFLKDKWVLPK, from the coding sequence ATGCTGAGCCATATTTATAAAAAAGAAATGATCGACGCTTTACGCGACAGAAAAACGATATTACTCACAATCTTAGTGCCGATGATTATGATGCTTGGACTTGTCTTTTTTTATGAAAGCATGCTGTCCGACAAAGGGGAGCAGTACACGCTGGCTGTCGGCCATTCGCTTCCGCCCGCACTGGAAAGCAAGCTTAATGAGATTGACGAAATCAGCGTAAAAACATTTGCAAAGCCTGAAGAGGCAGTTGATGAAGGAAAAGCAGATGCCTATCTGAACGTCCCGAAAGAGTTCGACTCATATGTCAACAGCATGACACCTTTTAAGGTTGATGTTTACGGCAATTCAATCGATCAAGGGTCGTCAAATGCCATGCAGCTTGTGCAGTCTGCCTTAGATCAGTACAAAAATGAAATTGTGCAGCAACGTTTAACAAATAAGCATATTGATCAATCGGTGATCCAGCCGTTTACAATTCAGCAAAAGGAAGCGGATGAGGAGAAAGGGACTTCCGCTATTATGCTTTCCGCCATTCTGCCCATGCTGATTCTGACTTCCATTGTTTCCGGCGCAATGCCGATCGCTCTTGATATCATGGCCGGTGAAAAGGACCGAAAGTCAATCGAGGCGCTGCTATTAACGCCAGTCAGCAGAAACAAAGTGCTGGTCGGCAAGTGGCTTGCGGTTTCCACTTTTGGCGTGGCTTCAGGTGTATTTGCTTTGGTGTTTTTGATTTTGTCCACCGTGTTATTTACCGAAAATTTAAAAACGGCCTTCCAGCTGGGAGATCATATGTGGAGTGTAATCGGCGCTTCAGCCTTAATCATTGTGCTCTCTGCATTGCTGATATCTGCGATGGAGCTTTTCATCAGCATCATGTCCAGCTCGGTAAAAGAAGCGCAAAGTTATATGTCTCTCGTCGTCTTTCTGCCTGTGTTCCCGATGTTTTTCATCTTCAGCAAGGCACCGAACCAATTTGACTTATCATACTTTCTCATCCCGTTTCTGAACCTGCATGCGTTATTTAAACAGCTTTTATTCGGGATGGTTGACCCGGCTACCATTTTGTCTACGTCAGGAACCATCGCCGTGCTCATCGCCATCTTCTTTTTACTAGCCAGAGCCTGCTTCCTGAAAGACAAATGGGTTCTTCCAAAATAA
- the rapJ gene encoding response regulator aspartate phosphatase (Evidence 1a: Function from experimental evidences in the studied strain; PubMedId: 16816200; Product type e: enzyme) has product MRAKIPSEEVAVKLNEWYKLIRAFEADQAEALKQEIEYDLEDMEENQDLLLYFSLMEFRHRIMLDKLMPVKDSDTKPPFSDMLNEIESNQQKLTGLLEYYFYYFRGMYEFKQKNFILAIDHYKHAEEKLEYVEDEIEKAEFLFKVAEVYYHIKQTYFSMNYASQALDIYTKYELYGRRRVQCEFIIAGNLTDVYHHEKALTHLCSALEHARQLEEAYMIAAAYYNVGHCKYSLGDYKEAEGYFKTAAAIFEEHNFQQAVQAVFSLTHIYCKEGKYDKAVEAYDRGIKSAAEWEDDMYLTKFRLIHELYLGSGDLNVLTECFDLLESRQLLADAEDLLHDTAERFNQLEHYESAAFFYRRLMNIKKKLAEQRFQ; this is encoded by the coding sequence ATGAGAGCAAAGATTCCATCAGAAGAAGTAGCAGTAAAGCTGAATGAATGGTACAAGCTCATTCGCGCATTTGAAGCAGATCAAGCAGAAGCGTTAAAGCAGGAGATTGAATATGATTTAGAAGATATGGAAGAGAATCAGGACTTGCTTTTATATTTTTCTTTGATGGAATTCCGGCATCGAATCATGCTTGATAAGCTGATGCCGGTGAAAGACAGCGATACCAAGCCTCCGTTCTCTGATATGCTGAACGAAATTGAAAGCAATCAGCAAAAACTCACGGGCTTACTGGAATACTACTTTTATTATTTCAGAGGAATGTACGAATTCAAGCAGAAAAATTTCATATTAGCGATTGACCATTATAAACATGCCGAGGAAAAGCTCGAGTATGTCGAGGATGAGATCGAAAAAGCTGAGTTTCTTTTTAAAGTCGCAGAAGTGTATTATCACATCAAACAAACGTATTTTTCCATGAATTATGCGAGCCAGGCGCTTGATATCTATACGAAATATGAACTGTACGGTCGCCGCCGGGTTCAGTGTGAATTTATCATCGCCGGAAATTTGACCGATGTGTATCATCATGAAAAAGCACTGACCCACTTGTGCAGCGCTTTAGAACATGCCAGGCAGCTTGAAGAAGCGTACATGATCGCTGCTGCCTATTATAATGTCGGACACTGTAAGTACAGTCTGGGTGATTACAAAGAAGCGGAGGGCTATTTCAAAACAGCCGCCGCCATTTTTGAGGAGCACAACTTTCAGCAAGCTGTTCAAGCTGTATTTTCACTGACCCATATCTACTGTAAAGAGGGAAAATACGACAAGGCAGTAGAGGCTTATGACCGCGGGATAAAGAGCGCGGCTGAATGGGAGGATGACATGTACTTGACGAAATTCCGCCTCATTCATGAGCTGTATCTTGGAAGCGGCGACCTGAACGTGCTTACAGAATGCTTTGACCTGCTGGAATCCAGGCAGCTTCTTGCTGACGCCGAAGATCTGCTGCATGATACAGCGGAACGTTTCAATCAGTTGGAACATTACGAGTCCGCCGCTTTCTTTTACCGCAGGCTGATGAATATTAAAAAGAAGCTTGCCGAGCAGCGTTTTCAATAG